Part of the Syntrophorhabdaceae bacterium genome is shown below.
AGGCACTGCAGGGGAAGAGTGTTTCATTGTCCACGTAAACCCTCTCAAGTGACTGTATTTACAGGCTTATTGTACCACATGGCGTGAAGAGGGTCCAGGGAAAAGAGGGGAATGGAGGGATTATTTCACACGTTCTACGCCGCCGGTCATCCTATGCTCGCCTGGCACCACACCTAGGCCTTCCGGCCAATTCCACCCTCCACCGCAGGCGGCTCCAAAGGTATCACATTAAATCGTCGCCGCGGCACTGCATCGTTTTTATCACATTCATGGTCGGTCACTTCTCGCCGTGGGTCTCGGCGTCGAGGTTTGTCTCGAAACATCTCTCTCGTCAAGCATAGCTATGGGTTCTCTTTAAAGGCTAAACTTGGAACGGTATTCGGAACGTAACTGCAAACATTACGTTCGCACGCTTTCAGGTGGCATTTTCACCGGTGTTTCAATCCTTGAACTTGAAATCAGCATAAAATAAGAGGACAATAGAAATATGCATAGATGTGACGAGAGGGGAACGCACTAACCTGTCGCGCCGATCGATTGCGTTCCCCCTGCGTCTGGACGCTTTCTGCTATGGGAAACTACCAAGTGAAAGAGTGAAGGGTGTCCCTCGCGGGCCCTATCCATTGTCATTCAGGCTTGTGGAAATATCCCTCTGCGTTTCAGGACACAAATGATGGACCTGAGGAAGAGTTGTATTCTGGAAGAGGATTTAAGAAATGCGAGGGTCGCACATTGACACGTTTCAGCGCCTACGAGTTGAGGAGGATGAAACCTCTAACCAAAAGCTAAATGGGCTCGGCTATGAAACGGGCATTCCTATGGAAGTTTTTCATACGGTGAGATAAGGAGGAGCACATATGAAAATACCGAAAAGCTTTAGATGGCAACCCACAGGTAAGACTCTCGGCGCAGGCGGACAGGCTCAGGTTCAGGAGGTTGAGGATTCTTTGGGTGAGTATAGCGGAACTTATGCGCTGAAGGCGCTCGGCAAAGAAAAACCTCCCCAAGCCTATGAAAGATTCTACCGTGAAATAACTGCAATCAAGGTCCTCAAGCACCCATACGTGGTACGAGTCGTTGATTCGTCATCACCTAGTGATGAGTTTCAGTATTACGTGATGGAGTTCGTTGATGGGGCAAGGCCTCTCCAGAGTATCCTTGGTTCTTCAAGCAATCCCTTCTTCTCAAATCCAGTGGCCGCGATAGACCTTTTTGAAAAACTGGCGCAGGCGATATTGGCGTGCGAAAGAAGCGATCCTAAAATCGTTCATCGTGATTTAAGCCCTTCAAACGTCCTCCTGGTTCCAGATGGCAGCATTCGAGTAATAGACTTTGGAATATGCCAAATCGAAGGAGATTCGACCGTCACGCTGGCTGATGAAGGTGTGGGGACCATTAATTACATGGCACCCGAATGTGAGTCCGGAGCCGCGGGCAATATTGGAACGCACTCCGATCTGTATTCCGCAGGCAAGATTCTCTGGTCCGCCGTTACCAGTCAACGAGCTTTTGCTAGGGAGAAACCGGCATTCACCACTAAGTCAATGGCAAAGATATTTCCCGAAAACCCCGATACTTTTCATCTATACCACATTTTCGCTCGTACGATTAGACATGATCCATCGACCAGATGGCATAGCGCTCAAGATGCTATTTCGGAGTGTAGCGCGGTTCGACGACTCATCCTGCACGGTTACCCGCCCTTAGAACAAATCTTCGATTATTGCCCCATCTGCGGTATCGGCACTTTGAAAGATTTCTCCGGAAGCCACATGGTTTTTGGAAATCCGAACCCCAGCGGGATTTATGCTAAGCAATGTGACTACTGCGGCATGTGCATGGCGATAAACGGTAATCGCTTCAGAGAAAACATGAAGGAAAGGGAGTCACTTGAGTAGTCTTGGCGCCGCAGAAAATGGGGACAAATCTTTTTTATTCTTGACGTCTGATTGTTTGCCATTTATCAAGAAAAAAGACTGACCCCGTCCTCTTTCCTTACATATTAGGGAGCATTCTGCGAGACGTAGTTGACCAAAGTAATAAACTCGTTTGGGGGTATGTTCGGGACACCCCTTACTTTTTCACTCCCTTCCTCTCTGAGACCCAAATGGAATCATTTTTCTCTTGCTCATTTTCCCGCCCTCTGATAGTATCCGTAACATTCCACAAAGCATGTAGATAACAGGGTGTTTGCATATGGTGCGCCGGTTCTTCCGGTGGTGCAGGCGTGCAGGTTCACGGCGGCTTTCTATGCATTGCGCCGCTGCGCTGCGGTGGTATACCCGATTATAACAACTGGTAATGGTCCATGACTCCAAGGGAACTGATAGACAGGCTGCCGCTTCTTGCGGGAATATCTGACGAGGCTGCCGAGCACATCCACGACTATCTCACGGTGAGAACCTTTCAGCCGGGGGAGAACGTCTTCATGCGAGGCGAGCCCGGCAATTCCATGTTCGTGATCCTCGAGGGCAGGATTGGGGTAACCCTCACCAACGCCGAGGGGTACGACTATACCATTGCCAACCTGCAGGAAGGAAGTTTCTTCGGTGAGCTGGGGCTCCTTGCGGGAGAGCCGCGCTCGGCCCATTTGAAGGTCCTGACCCCGCTACTTGTCGTGGAAATAGGTCAGGAAGGGTATGCCGGCCTCATCCGGGTTTTTCCGGAGCTCAACGACCGGCTGATGCAGGTCCTGGAAAGACGCGCTTCCAAAAGGAAGATGAAATGGCAGGGAGAGCGGGTAAGGTCGGTGAAAGGGGTAACCCAGAGCCTTGTTCACGCCCGCGATCCATTGAACGAAGAGTGTCTTCCCGGGGTGACCGAATGGGCCGGGGAGCTGAACCGGCTCGTCGGGGAAATAGCCGCCACCGACGCGCACGTGATGATCTCCGGAGAGGCAGGGACGGAAAGGGTCTTTGTCGCCCGGTTGCTGATCTCCAAAAGCGGGGCGAAGGACCTTCCCTTCATCTCCCTGAACTGCTCCACGCCCCCGAAGGTGCACAGGGAGGCCACGCCGACGGCCGTCGGGGACGCCCAGGAGTCGGCCATTTTCGGCCATGTCGCAGGAAGCGCCCCCTATGCCGCGGGATGGAGGCGGGGGTATCTGGAAATAGGCGACACGGGAACGCTCGTCCTCGACCACGTGGAAGATCTGACCCCGAAGGTCCAGGCCCTGCTCCTCGGATACCTGAAGACCAATCGATACTCCCGGGCGGGAAGTGACGAGGAGCGTACGAGCAAGGTCCGTATTATCGCGACCACCACCAGGGATCTGGACGAGGCAGTAGCCCGAGGGAGGTTCAACAAGGAATTGCTCGATCTCCTCAGGGAGAGGAGCATAAAGATCATCCCTTTGCGGGAAAGACGGGAGGACATCCCCGCCCTGGCGCAGGAGTTCCTCGTCAGGTACCGCCGGAGAAACAGGGAGCAGATCGGCAGGTTTTCGAAAGAGGCGATGAACGCCCTTGTCGGCCATGACTGGCCATTGAATTTTGCCGAGCTGAACACGGTGATCAGCCAGGCCGTGGCAGCCTCCCAGGGCAAGACCGTCGAAGAAGAGCATATATTTTTCGACATAAGGTCCTCCCTCGAGCCTGCCGGTGGAATAAATCTTCTCAGTAAGAAAGGCATCGGCGGAGTGCTGCGCCACAGACTATTCCCGGGCGCACTCCGGTATGTGACGGTCCCCCTTTTCCTCTGCCTTGTCTTCTATACCCTCTTCGGCCCCCGGGAGCAGAACCTCGGCAATATCATTGCGTGGGCGCTTCTCTGGCCGGCTCTCCTTCTTTCGGTGGTAGTGAGCGGGAGGGGGTTTTGCGCCTACTGCCCCATCTCGGCGGTCAGTGAAGCATTCGCGTACGGCCGTAGTAAATTCCTCTCTTTGCCGCAGGTGATAAGAAAATACGGGATGTGGGCAGGCATCGCGGCCTTCGTCTCGATCTTTTGGGTCGAGCACGTGACGAAGGCCTTTCTCAACGCCCGCGTGACAGGGGCGGTCTTTCTCTCCATATCGAGCGGCGCGATTATTGCGACCCTCCTCTTCGGCAGGAGGATATGGTGTCTCCACATCTGTCCCATGGGCCGGATGCTGGGCGATCTTGCCGTGCTTTCGGTCGTCGAATTGAGAGCAAACAGCAGGGTGTGCGTCTGGCAGTGCGAAAACCGCGCCTGCCTCAAGGAAAAGAACTGCCCCATGGCGCTCCACCCGTCAGCGGAAAGAACGAGGCATGACTGCATCCTGTGCATGACCTGCGCAAAGAAATGCAAGCAGAAATCGGTTCACCTCGACCTGCTGCCGCCCCATCAACGGGTCCTCGCAATGAAGTCGTGGAGCTTCTCCCGGACCGCCTTCGTGGTCCTTCTCACGGGGTCCGTGCTCGTCTCCCAGGCCCTCGTGTGGCTCGGCAGCCACAAGGAGTTGGGCGTCCTGAAAATCCCCGATATTCATTTCCAGGGGCGGGTCGACTATTTTCTCGCGGGAATAGCCATGACCGCCGGCTATGCCGCCCTCGCATTCCTCGCGTCGAGGGCGCCGGGAGCACGCGCATGGAGCAGGAACTTCGTCCAGGCAGGATACCCCTATCTACCCCTGGCCTTTTTCGGCCTCTTCGACGTCTACTTCGGCCAATTCATCGACCGAGCCCCCCAACTCCTGGCAAGACTTCCGGGCCTGAGCGACATGATGAACGGGTCTTTGACCGGAGCGGGCCTCGCAGTCCTTCACGCTCTTCCGGCGGCCCTCGCCCTGGCGGGAGGCGCCCTTTCCCTTTACCTCCTCAGGAAGCTCCGCGACCAATACCGCATCGACCCCCTCCCCTATCGGCTCCACCAGGCGCTTATCCTCCTGACAAGCCTAGTCTTTGCTTTGGTTTTTTGATCCATTCTTCGCGCTTCTTTTTGCGATCCTACGACCCAAGCGGTCGCTATTCCTCTATCCTCAAGTACTCGCGGTTCCAGGGCCTTCACTTAGACGGGAGGCCGGAATTGACACAAAAGGCCTATCTGCGGCGCCATGCTGTGCCGGTGACCTATGGCGTACGGGCAAGTACGCCGCCGGTCATCCTATGCTCCCCGCTTAGAGCGCCCACTGTTGGCTGACACCACATCTAGGCCTTCCGGCCAATTCCGCCCTCCACGGCAGGCGGCTCCAAAGGTATCACATTAGATCGTCGCCGCGGCACGGCCCCGTTGTCATCATATTCACCGCCGATCACTTCTTGCCGTGAGTCTCGCGCATCGACGTCTGATATCAAGACATCTATGTCGTCAAGCACAGCTATAGGTTTCTTTGAAGGCTAAACTTGAAAAGGCATTCGAGAACGTAATTGCAAACATTATGTTTTAAGCAGCACGCGCCTTGCGTAATACTC
Proteins encoded:
- a CDS encoding sigma 54-interacting transcriptional regulator, which gives rise to MTPRELIDRLPLLAGISDEAAEHIHDYLTVRTFQPGENVFMRGEPGNSMFVILEGRIGVTLTNAEGYDYTIANLQEGSFFGELGLLAGEPRSAHLKVLTPLLVVEIGQEGYAGLIRVFPELNDRLMQVLERRASKRKMKWQGERVRSVKGVTQSLVHARDPLNEECLPGVTEWAGELNRLVGEIAATDAHVMISGEAGTERVFVARLLISKSGAKDLPFISLNCSTPPKVHREATPTAVGDAQESAIFGHVAGSAPYAAGWRRGYLEIGDTGTLVLDHVEDLTPKVQALLLGYLKTNRYSRAGSDEERTSKVRIIATTTRDLDEAVARGRFNKELLDLLRERSIKIIPLRERREDIPALAQEFLVRYRRRNREQIGRFSKEAMNALVGHDWPLNFAELNTVISQAVAASQGKTVEEEHIFFDIRSSLEPAGGINLLSKKGIGGVLRHRLFPGALRYVTVPLFLCLVFYTLFGPREQNLGNIIAWALLWPALLLSVVVSGRGFCAYCPISAVSEAFAYGRSKFLSLPQVIRKYGMWAGIAAFVSIFWVEHVTKAFLNARVTGAVFLSISSGAIIATLLFGRRIWCLHICPMGRMLGDLAVLSVVELRANSRVCVWQCENRACLKEKNCPMALHPSAERTRHDCILCMTCAKKCKQKSVHLDLLPPHQRVLAMKSWSFSRTAFVVLLTGSVLVSQALVWLGSHKELGVLKIPDIHFQGRVDYFLAGIAMTAGYAALAFLASRAPGARAWSRNFVQAGYPYLPLAFFGLFDVYFGQFIDRAPQLLARLPGLSDMMNGSLTGAGLAVLHALPAALALAGGALSLYLLRKLRDQYRIDPLPYRLHQALILLTSLVFALVF
- a CDS encoding serine/threonine-protein kinase, which codes for MKIPKSFRWQPTGKTLGAGGQAQVQEVEDSLGEYSGTYALKALGKEKPPQAYERFYREITAIKVLKHPYVVRVVDSSSPSDEFQYYVMEFVDGARPLQSILGSSSNPFFSNPVAAIDLFEKLAQAILACERSDPKIVHRDLSPSNVLLVPDGSIRVIDFGICQIEGDSTVTLADEGVGTINYMAPECESGAAGNIGTHSDLYSAGKILWSAVTSQRAFAREKPAFTTKSMAKIFPENPDTFHLYHIFARTIRHDPSTRWHSAQDAISECSAVRRLILHGYPPLEQIFDYCPICGIGTLKDFSGSHMVFGNPNPSGIYAKQCDYCGMCMAINGNRFRENMKERESLE